A stretch of Fusarium poae strain DAOMC 252244 chromosome 2, whole genome shotgun sequence DNA encodes these proteins:
- the HIR3 gene encoding Histone transcription regulator 3 (BUSCO:794at5125) has protein sequence MPAFQAINLEPEDNIDEQIDTTKEIHVDEALKRFQHALKLHAQGPRSREAAESAYNELFKSEIFKYREAKTDYERAERQADGQPDVSNLDPSLTDGGLDVDAGGADGVAASLAQALYLSYKNYGQFFVDKFKDASTSDTTWKEKARLEYHYDGHKVLDSWMTALDQDPSDPELWRKTARFAGAINSNRIKRYCLEAAIELDDDPAVMELDPPSLAEGMAGEQLKDQLKLLSDDMALSHPIMAPWLKKKMPALLKRHLDPIPFLPDPTKSLIPPKVSATEDQTQEDTEMGDADDSSIAEPKSVSSWAELGAKLINCLETTAEAFDACDGIIESSLEDVPIDTPPNEIDSVASEIEVVVPKPTETEKSPENDTTPKEQKAGSEATEDSQKAADQSQKESNGASARKRSQSAAGLPDGAEEENATEKRSKRVRRRETLQAEETTDPNTLIANQLQPYQGADQNLFQMTKSVLEHLGVEDKSTFDFITELIDSCATEDRPGKITNLAACDLSSVIVNFRDEVAKVFLHKNEQASLGPSSFLEHAKTGSQDQPSMPSFNEKQGLRSFAKKMAGCRSWMTTEDVAYEWVRAVSQSYATAKWSDKMKLSVVQMLNKVDSALYRKIAEEMDFAAGSAERLADLETIVPMLFELHVDIYELITNPSSVVDYATRMDTKYRLGRWLDVASAYLRLVDRPANDPLIARFLWASVLVSSHAEQPLREHILLMWTSLRDHLADENVPAVSLPNNVVMPTISPAAADREISKLTTMDFFLGLFQDNMDDPVFVIDTLEPVLNPSTVCAPNQEIASESGEDSDSSDNSSDDSSGDTDGSVESDDASSNEKQKKSMSDCASQSLKDLWKFLHNSSTELRLFLWSRLGDAYDAIKYSTKKFSCCLKSIELIVSDLEGDTYTNTPPESRRLLFMRTLKSLDELLITALGSALNDNTAFEIIDDAHIRSTSAALAKVNCLLHVASLCEDEVRIGIKPEKTGNAASKAAFQSLKNKLKEMQIRAWCLQYTMFKAGINKDNCIIGPETDLADYLAAIHQVIGIRKFCKASNKIFLKVMRVELLKLKNIENWEDYLGQVLYDLHGLKLGAGVWEVQDHACPPEKLEKRQTMQLVERVCILANRIPMKDLLKSDLKTTIDHMQQTIGQTKSTPQMYHNLRNFTEYLKKPIHPLRLYRALIGDVSVDAVSVNTPETVLATHGWFFLLGMMALTKFKGVELNRRQTPGATDDLRIGATFLRLQLQFTADRWDAWFRLAECFDYELDEAVLWTADKMNKERPELIKFQRNAIHCYTLALSHSRNVDIETHDGDPLHDLYHKFAMRMYASSREPFAMEPFQHSDQERYFIEDMGIGTFKRILHSQMNEYKVWKFAAKLFRMAMDRKPDNWKNPYMLSKCYWKMYQTPDDQLDVKDVYSKISLGTLIDTLKKAVQVAHNARRGRNTDPIFEPHYKIVSILHKLVMRGDVPAKEAADILSAQPFGLEVNPDDLFASFSDPEDWEEYIIRNLTKLKEKDKANWQHRIIIRHARILFEEATETPSGDRLVEAKAAFGILRDSMFTKTMVMNVWKCDAERPGRHHVYTEQYVRFMTKLLVIMNDRGNLEQLLRRLRKKGADFYHFTDLWQSCCMAYLKLLRQGYSVSPVVDDAFKALSSEEFEVVGERIADWAASDGADVPLFNCMKETIELKKLNANLMKVAPIDDLLNDCYSRIYSEIAKTLPGPDPSKVVEERHHAKEVAAQLEAAQAETKVTSSLASILNAPNGQESITGTATPMETEKQEAAPRPRKTGVRRPDVLRKAEQAVVRALEAPKSSKSRVGSVSSGKRGSRTPNQRASDAGSEEEGADTQLQREAGHDVDVDMKDAGDENEEDHGEEEHDEEHEDEQDEEHDEAAEDENAEEHGAEEKADSSIDDSADDESDLSDVPDDYDDEVPPGLRFSNLEHQSAESSGEDADSESEGDDEAEESDGEEEAEEVADGEETLGPEDTELVDDDDEEDEEQPRRSGSWAANDSIQAVVW, from the exons ATG CCGGCATTCCAAGCAATAAACCTCGAGCCGGAGGATAATATCGATGAGCAAATCGACACCACCAAGGAGATTCAT GTCGACGAAGCTCTCAAGCGCTTTCAACATGCATTGAAGCTCCATGCCCAAGGCCCTCGATCACGCGAAGCCGCCGAATCCGCATACAACGAACTCTTCAAATCCGAAATCTTCAAGTACCGGGAAGCGAAAACCGACTACGAACGAGCAGAGCGACAAGCAGACGGTCAACCAGACGTATCCAACTTGGACCCCTCTCTCACAGATGGGGGATTAGATGTGGACGCTGGAGGAGCAGATGGTGTAGCAGCAAGTCTGGCCCAGGCACTCTACTTATCATACAAAAACTATGGCCAATTCTTTGTCGATAAATTTAAGGACGCATCGACTTCAGACACAACATGGAAGGAAAAAGCCCGACTGGAATACCACTATGATGGACACAAGGTGTTGGATAGTTGGATGACTGCACTGGATCAAGATCCATCAGATCCAGAGCTCTGGAGAAAGACTGCTCGTTTCGCTGGCGCAATCAACAGCAACCGCATTAAGCGGTATTGCCTTGAGGCTGCGATTGAGTTGGACGACGATCCTGCTGTAATGGAACTCGACCCTCCATCGTTGGCAGAGGGAATGGCAGGTGAACAGTTGAAAGATCAATTGAAGCTCCTCAGCGACGATATGGCTTTGTCGCATCCAATCATGGCGCCATGGCTCAAGAAAAAGATGCCTGCGCTCCTCAAGCGACACTTGGATCCCATTCCCTTTCTTCCCGACCCGACCAAATCATTGATACCACCGAAGGTTTCTGCTACAGAGGACCAGACACAAGAAGATACGGAAATGGGCGACGCAGATGACTCTAGCATTGCGGAGCCAAAATCTGTGTCATCTTGGGCTGAACTTGGAGCGAAGCTCATCAACTGCCTCGAGACTACAGCTGAAGCTTTTGATGCATGCGACGGAATTATTGAAAGTAGCCTGGAAGATGTTCCAATAGATACACCTCCAAACGAAATCGACAGCGTTGCGTCGGAAATCGAGGTCGTAGTTCCAAAGCCTACTGAAACAGAGAAATCACCAGAGAATGATACCACCCCGAAAGAGCAAAAGGCAGGGTCCGAAGCGACCGAAGATAGCCAGAAAGCTGCGGACCAATCCCAGAAAGAGTCGAATGGAGCATCAGCTAGAAAACGATCGCAATCTGCAGCAGGACTGCCAGATGgtgcagaagaagaaaatgCGACGGAGAAACGCAGCAAGCGAGTTCGACGAAGAGAGACTCTCCAAGCTGAGGAAACGACAGACCCCAACACTTTAATTGCTAATCAACTACAGCCCTATCAAGGAGCTGATCAAAACCTCTTCCAAATGACAAAGAGCGTCTTGGAACACCTGGGTGTAGAGGATAAATCAACCTTTGATTTCATCACTGAGCTCATTGACTCATGCGCCACTGAGGACCGGCCTGGAAAAATTACAAATCTTGCTGCATGCGACCTGAGTAGTGTCATTGTTAATTTCCGTGACGAGGTTGCTAAGGTCTTCCTACACAAGAATGAACAAGCCAGTCTCGGACCATCTTCTTTCCTAGAGCACGCTAAAACGGGCTCGCAAGATCAGCCTTCGATGCCCTCTTTCAACGAAAAACAAGGTCTGAGATCCTTTGCCAAAAAGATGGCAGGCTGCAGGTCGTGGATGACAACCGAAGATGTTGCTTATGAATGGGTCAGAGCTGTTAGTCAAAGCTATGCGACAGCGAAGTGGTCGGATAAAATGAAGCTATCCGTGGTTCAGATGCTCAACAAAGTCGACTCTGCGCTGTACCGGAAGATCGCTGAGGAGATGGACTTCGCTGCTGGCTCCGCTGAGAGGTTAGCAGATTTGGAGACTATCGTACCTATGCTTTTCGAACTTCATGTCGACATCTATGAACTTATCACCAACCCTAGTAGCGTTGTGGATTATGCGACTCGAATGGACACCAAATATCGGCTGGGACGGTGGCTTGACGTTGCCTCAGCTTACCTTCGACTGGTAGACCGGCCAGCAAACGATCCTCTCATAGCACGTTTCTTATGGGCTTCAGTTCTTGTGTCTTCACACGCGGAACAGCCCCTACGCGAACACATCCTCCTTATGTGGACATCTTTACGTGACCACCTTGCAGATGAGAACGTCCCTGCCGTCTCACTTCCCAACAATGTGGTTATGCCGACAATTtctcctgctgctgctgatcgTGAGATTTCAAAATTAACGACAATGGACTTTTTTCTTGGACTATTCCAAGATAACATGGACGATCCAGTCTTTGTCATTGACACACTGGAGCCTGTTCTCAACCCATCTACAGTGTGCGCTCCCAACCAAGAAATAGCTTCCGAGTCAGGTGAAGACAGCGACAGCAGTGACAATAGCAGTGATGATAGTAGTGGTGATACTGACGGAAGCGTTGAAAGCGACGACGCAAGCTCCAACGAGAAGCAAAAGAAGTCCATGTCTGATTGCGCAAGCCAAAGCCTGAAGGATCTCTGGAAGTTCCTCCacaacagcagcacagaGCTTAGGTTGTTTCTGTGGTCACGTCTGGGGGACGCCTACGATGCTATCAAATACTCAACCAAGAAATTCTCTTGCTGCCTCAAGAGTATTGAGCTGATCGTATCAGACCTGGAGGGCGATACCTATACCAACACCCCACCTGAATCTCGACGGTTGCTTTTCATGCGTACTTTGAAGTCACTGGACGAGCTTTTGATCACAGCTCTCGGTTCTGCGCTGAACGACAATACAGCATTCGAAATTATTGATGATGCCCACATCAGATCCACCTCAGCTGCTCTTGCCAAAGTCAACTGTTTACTACATGTTGCAAGTTTGTGCGAGGATGAGGTTCGAATCGGTATCAAGCCGGAAAAGACTGGAAATGCCGCCTCTAAAGCTGCTTTCCAATCACTGAAGAACAAGCTGAAGGAGATGCAGATACGCGCATGGTGTCTCCAATATACAATGTTCAAGGCTGGCATTAATAAGGATAACTGTATCATCGGACCTGAGACCGACCTTGCTGATTATCTCGCTGCCATCCATCAAGTAATTGGCATTCGCAAATTCTGCAAGGCTTCAAACAAGATCTTCCTCAAGGTCATGCGCGTTGAACTTCTCAAACTCAAGAATATTGAGAATTGGGAAGATTATCTTGGCCAGGTTCTGTACGATTTGCACGGTCTCAAGCTTGGTGCAGGTGTCTGGGAGGTTCAGGACCATGCTTGTCCCCCTGAGAAACTTGAGAAACGGCAGACTATGCAGCTCGTGGAGAGAGTTTGCATTCTTGCCAACCGCATACCCATGAAGGACCTCCTCAAATCAGACCTCAAGACAACGATTGATCACATGCAGCAGACAATTGGCCAGACGAAGTCAACACCGCAGATGTATCACAACCTGCGTAACTTTACCGAGTATCTGAAAAAGCCAATCCACCCCCTGCGTTTGTACCGCGCCCTTATTGGGGATGTTTCGGTAGACGCCGTGTCTGTCAATACCCCCGAGACTGTTCTTGCGACACATGGTTGGTTCTTCTTGTTGGGTATGATGGCATTGACAAAGTTCAAGGGTGTTGAGTTGAATCGTCGTCAGACCCCTGGTGCAACCGACGATCTGCGCATCGGCGCGACCTTCCTGcggcttcaacttcaattCACTGCAGACAGATGGGATGCTTGGTTCCGCCTGGCGGAGTGTTTTGACTACGAGCTGGACGAGGCGGTCCTCTGGACTGCTGACAAGATGAACAAGGAGCGCCCCGAACTAATTAAATTCCAGCGAAATGCAATCCATTGCTACACACTCGCACTTTCACATTCTCGTAATGTGGACATTGAAACCCACGATGGAGATCCTCTGCATGATCTTTACCATAAGTTTGCCATGAGGATGTATGCATCAAGCCGAGAGCCTTTCGCCATGGAGCCATTTCAACATTCTGATCAGGAGAGATACTTCATCGAGGATATGGGCATAGGGACTTTCAAGAGGATTCTGCACTCCCAGATGAATGAGTACAAGGTCTGGAAATTTGCGGCGAAACTTTTCAGGATGGCCATGGACCGCAAGCCAGACAACTGGAA GAACCCTTATATGCTTTCCAAGTGTTACTGGAAGATGTACCAGACTCCCGATGATCAGCTCGACGTCAAGGATGTGTACTCCAAGATCAGCTTAGGCACGCTAATCGACACTCTTAAGAAAGCCGTGCAGGTAGCACACAATGCCCGAAGAGGGAGGAACACCGATCCCATTTTTGAACCGCACTACAAGATCGTCTCTATTCTCCACAAGTTGGTGATGCGAGGTGATGTGCCGGCAAAGGAGGCTGCTGATATCTTATCCGCGCAGCCATTCGGCCTAGAAGTCAACCCTGATGATCTTTTTGCTTCCTTCTCAGATCCTGAAGACTGggaagaatatattattcgTAATCTTACTAAGCTCAAGGAGAAGGATAAGGCTAATTGGCAACATCGTATCATCATCAGACACGCTAGGATCCTGTTTGAAGAGGCCACCGAAACGCCAAGCGGCGATAGACTCGTGGAAGCGAAGGCTGCATTCGGTATCCTCAGGGATAGCATGTTTACCAAGACTATGGTCATGAACGTATGGAAGTGTGATGCGGAGAGACCCGGTCGTCATCATGTATACACAGAACAATACGTGCGTTTTATGACCAAGTTGCTGGTTATTATGAACGACCGGGGTAACTTGGAGCAGCTGTTGAGACGCCTCCGGAAGAAGGGTGCCGACTTTTACCATTTCACGGATCTCTGGCAATCTTGCTGCATGGCCTACCTCAAGCTCCTGCGCCAGGGCTATAGTGTGTCGCCTGTCGTTGATGACGCGTTCAAGGCACTGTCGAGCGAAGAGTTCGAGGTTGTGGGCGAGAGGATTGCCGATTGGGCTGCAAGCGATGGTGCTGATGTTCCGCTTTTCAACTGCATGAAAGAAACAATCGAGCTGAAAAAGCTTAATGCTAATCTTATGAAAGTGGCACCTATCGACGACCTTCTTAACGATTGCTACTCTAGAATCTATTCCGAGATAGCTAAGACTCTGCCTGGACCAGACCCCAGCAAAGTTGTGGAGGAGCGACATCATGCCAAGGAGGTTGCAGCTCAACTCGAGGCGGCACAGGCAGAGACTAAAGTCACGAGCTCTCTCGCCAGTATTCTCAATGCCCCCAACGGACAGGAGAGCATCACAGGCACAGCGACTCCCATGGAGACAGAGAAACAAGAGGCTGCGCCACGCCCCAGGAAAACTGGCGTTAGACGGCCAGACGTACTGCGAAAGGCTGAGCAAGCGGTTGTGAGAGCTCTGGAGGCACCCAAGTCAAGCAAGAGTCGTGTGGGCAGCGTTTCAAGTGGCAAGCGTGGCAGCCGTACGCCCAATCAACGTGCAAGCGATGCTGGTAGTGAGGAGGAGGGAGCCGATACGCAGCTCCAGCGTGAAGCTGGCCATGACGTTGATGTGGATATGAAAGATGCTGGCGATGAGAATGAGGAAGATCATGGAGAAGAGGAGCATGATGAAGAGCACGAAGATGAACAAGATGAGGAGCATGACGAGGCTGCTGAAGATGAGAATGCTGAAGAACATGGCGCTGAAGAAAAGGCCGACAGTAGTATTGACGACTCGGCCGATGACGAGAGCGACCTCAGTGACGTACCCGACGACTACGATGATGAAGTGCCCCCAGGACTTAGGTTCTCTAACCTTGAGCACCAGTCAGCGGAGTCCAGCGGAGAAGATGCCGATAGCGAAAGCGAAGGAGACGACGAAGCTGAGGAGAGCGACGGCGAAGAAGAGGCCGAAGAGGTAGCCGACGGTGAAGAAACATTAGGCCCCGAGGACACAGAGTTGgtggatgacgatgatgaggaagatgaggagcaGCCCAGAAGATCGGGTAGCTGGGCAGCGAATGATTCTATACAGGCTGTGGTCTGGTGA
- a CDS encoding hypothetical protein (SECRETED:SignalP(1-16)~CAZy:AA14.phmm), which yields MYTSTLLLTLAASASAHIASWNKGMYCRGGNDSSVDNANTNLAVNPLYDLPKSKWWMQADRGCDVVPPPKGEFLELPAGKSFMTELANNRAFTTLSYNGDLTTDWQDGKNRSMPWRGPEGGCLMDGGDGSGGELHTKNIESTGGTAWAISYESDISKVTMDNLVVFSVRYYSPFFCETWYDVPADMPKCPEEGCYCAWLWIPDGCGQSNMYMQNHRCKVTGSTSTKKLGKPKPAVYCRENPSKCVPGPKQMMVWNQAEGNNVSPPNGKTPTYNQRMGFMDGAQDDIFVDESA from the exons ATGTATACTTCAACTCTGCTCCTCACTCTCGCTGCGTCTGCGAGTGCTCACATTGCCTCCTGGAACAAGGGAATGTACTGTAGA GGCGGCAACGATTCTTCAGTCGACAACGCAAACACCAATCTCGCTGTCAACCCTCTCTACGATCTCCCCAAGTCCAAATGGTGGATGCAAGCCGACCGTGGCTGCGATGTCGTTCCTCCTCCCAAGGGCGAGTTTCTCGAGCTCCCAGCCGGAAAGTCATTCATGACTGAGCTTGCCAACAACCGCGCCTTCACCACGCTTTCGTACAATGGAGACTTGACCACGGATTGGCAGGACGGCAAGAACAGATCCATGCCTTGGAGAGGTCCTGAGGGTGGTTGTCTCATGGATGGCGGTGATGGTTCTGGTGGAGAGTTGCACACCAAGAACATAGAGTCAACTGGTGGAACCGCCTGGGCCATTTCGTATGAAAGTGATATCAGCAAGGTCACCATGGATAACCTTGTTGTGTTTTCCGTAAGATACTA TTCTCCTTTCTTTTGCGAGACTTGGTACGATGTTCCAGCCGATATGCCAAAGTGTCCGGAAGAGGGTTGCTACTGTGCCTGGCTCTGGATTCCCGACGGCT GCGGCCAGTCAAACATGTACATGCAAAACCACCGCTGCAAGGTCACTGGTAGCACATCCACCAAAAAGCTGGGTAAGCCCAAACCCGCCGTCTACTGCCGCGAGAACCCTTCCAAGTGTGTCCCTGGACCTAAGCAGATGATGGTTTGGAATC AAGCTGAAGGCAACAACGTGAGCCCTCCCAATGGCAAGACGCCTACTTACAACCAACGAATGGGTTTCATGGATGGTGCTCAGGATGACATTTTTGTTGATGAGTCGGCTTGA
- the RRP3 gene encoding ribosomal RNA processing protein (BUSCO:26030at5125) — MNSAKRRKVAQDVPRKSKPAAEEKPARPDPESSNDEESEEESATLEEPSAEETVVDTPKTFKDLGVNDALCEACEKLNYKYPTPIQEKSIPVALEGRDIIGLAETGSGKTAAFALPVLQALLDKPQPLFGLVLAPTRELATQIGQAFEALGSLISLRCAVIVGGLDMVPQAIALGKKPHIIVATPGRLVDHLEKTKGFSLRTLKYLIMDEADRLLDMDFGPSIDKILKFVPRERRTYLFSATISSKIESLQRASLRDPVKVSISSNKYQTVSTLLQHYLFIPHPQKDVHLIYLINEHAGQSTIVFTRTVWETQRISILLRTLGFGAIPLHGQLSQSSRLGALNKFRSGTRDILVATDVAARGLDIPSVDVVLNYDLPQDSKTYVHRVGRTARAGKSGVAISLVTQYDLEIYLRIEAALGKKLEEYPTEKEEVMAFQSRVEEAQRHARVEMKSFSEEKGKKGSTLKGGRGKKGGKRGRDDMDKEEG, encoded by the exons ATGAACAGcgcaaagagaagaaaggttGCGCAAGATGTGCCCAGGAAGTCCAAGCCTGCGGCCGAGGAAAAGCCTGCCCGGCCTGATCCCGAGTCTTCCAACGACGAGGAATCTGAAGAAGAGTCTGCGACTCTAGAGGAGCCTTCGGCTGAGGAGACGGTTGTTGATACTCCCAAGACCTTTAAAGATCTG GGAGTCAACGATGCTCTGTGCGAAGCCTGCGAGAAGCTCAACTACAAGTACCCCACGCCCATTCAAGAAAAGTCTATTCCCGTTGCCCTCGAGGGCCGCGATATCATTGGTCTCGCCGAAACAGGTAGCGGAAAGACAGCTGCCTTTGCTCTTCCTGTTCTCCAAGCTCTTCTCGACAAGCCCCAGCCTCTGTTCGGCCTCGTCCTCGCCCCAACTCGTGAATTGGCAACTCAGATTGGACAAGCCTTCGAGGCTCTCGGTTCGCTTATCTCGCTACGATGCGCTGTAATTGTCGGAGGTCTGGATATGGTTCCTCAGGCCATTGCACTTGGAAAGAAGCCTCACATTATTGTTGCGACACCTGGTCGTCTCGTGGACCATCTTGAGAAGACCAAGGGATTTTCGCTGCGAACACTCAAATACTTGATCATGGACGAGGCTGATCGTCTGCTGGACATGGACTTCGGACCCAGCATTGACAAGATCCTCAAGTTCGTTCCCCGAGAGCGACGCACATACCTCTTCTCTGCAACAATTAGCTCCAAGATTGAAAGCTTGCAGCGTGCCAGTTTGAGGGATCCTGTCAAGGTGAGCATCAGCTCCAACAAGTACCAGACTGTCTCGACTCTGTTGCAGCATTACCTCTTCATCCCTCATCCTCAGAAGGATGTTCATCTTATCTACTTGATCAACGAGCATGCCGGACAGTCTACAATCGTTTTCACACGAACAGTGTGGGAGACCCAGCGTATTTCTATCCTACTGCGAACACTTGGCTTCGGCGCAATCCCACTCCACGGTCAACTGTCTCAGTCATCCCGTCTAGGAGCCCTCAACAAGTTCCGTTCCGGTACACGAGACATCCTGGTCGCCACCGATGTCGCTGCCCGTGGTCTGGATATTCCTTCAGTCGATGTTGTTCTCAACTACGATTTGCCCCAGGACTCTAAGACATACGTCCACAGAGTCGGACGAACTGCTCGTGCTGGTAAGTCTGGTGTTGCTATTAGCTTGGTGACCCAGTACGATCTCGAAATCTACCTTCGAATTGAGGCTGCTCTTGGCAAGAAGCTCGAGGAGTACCCAacagagaaggaggaggtcATGGCTTTCCAGTCTCGAGTTGAGGAGGCTCAGCGACATGCCCGAGTCGAGATGAAGTCGTTCAGTGAGGAGAAGGGTAAGAAGGGCAGCACACTGAAAGGCGGCCGCGGCAAGAAGGGTGGCAAGAGAGGCAGAGACGACATGGACAAAGAGGAGGGCTAA